The segment CTTAGTTTTCTATCCTCCGGTCCGGTGACCAAGGTCACCGGCTCTGCTCCCTCCTCCGGTTactgttttattcttttttctttctttcttatggCGACTGCTCTagagtttttttattcttattttgaagGTGCTGTTTTTAGAGCAAGTCTCTTCTAAGTTTTCCGATTTCAATCTCACTCCTGTTTTTCGGTTTTCTGCTTTCATTTCCGGTGGTTCTTCTTTTCCGGTGTTAAGCTTAGTAGCTTGGTTGGTGGTGTTAGCTTCCCTCTctcctgaaattcaaattttgaaactttgctTGTAGTTTGTGCAACTTCCTCTTTGGTGCATACTATTTTGTTCTTTCCGTGGCAGTCTCCTCTTTTCCTTTTCAGGAAAGTTTAGTCTGCTGTGCCTATGGTCTGCTCTACTCTGTGCAGGCTGGTTCTTGCATAATTTTAGCTAGGCTCTcatcatctttctttcttttcctcccTCCCTCTTCCCTCATTCGCCAATTACCTTTTTTAGTATGGAGTCTTCTGGTCAAGAAAAGTCTACTGAAACTCCTTTGGTTTCCGTTGGTGTTAAAGATAATAAGGCTCCTTGGAGCTCCCTCTTCTCCCCAAAGGAGTCTTGTACTAAGCTGGAATATTATGAGCCTAAAGGAAGAGATGCAAAAGGGCGTGTGTGTGTTGCCCCTCCACTAGAAATTGCGGAAGAGGGTGCTACAAAATGGAGAACCTGTGCGGTGGGtttcttccttggcaaaagacctCCATTCTTGACTGTTAAAAGAGCACTTGAGAAGATATGGGCATCATATGGACTAAGTGAGGTTATGACCTCTGGCCAAGGagtttttatactaaaatttcaAGACATGGATGGAGTCTCTAGAGCGGTGGAAGTAGGACAGATTACAATTGGTGGACAGCCGTTTATAGttcggaaatggactacaaaccttCCCATGATGATCAATGATGTCAAAAAGGTGGCTATATGGGTGAGATTGTATGGCATTCCACTTGAGTTTTGGTCTCCAAAAGgacttagctacatagcaagtgcCATTGGGAATCCTCTTTATATGGATGCTGTTACGGAAGGAGGGACAAGATTAGAGTTTGCACGGATATGTATTGAGATCAAAGTGGATGCGGAATGCCCGGAGACTATCAACTTAACTCTTCCAAATGGTGAAAACTTGGTGATCAATGTAGAGTATAGTTGGAAACCACTAAAATGCAATGGGTGCCAATGCTTTGGACACTCCACTGCCAATTGTCATTTTGCTCCGAAACATGAAGGTAGCACATCTTCATGGAAAAACCTCAAGGTTGGGGATGGAATGATAACAACAAAGAAGCTAAATGGGAAAGACAGTAAACTAAAGGTGGCAAacggcaatgacaaaaaggccAAAGGTAAAGGCGTGGAGTTTCATAATTTGGGGGGAAACACAAATAAGAACAATAGATATTCAGCATTAGCCAACCATGAGTCCAATGAGCAAATCAAAAGGAGCACAATGATGGAAGAAGAGGTCAATCCGGAGAAAACCAATGAAGAAGTCATTTCGGCAGGAAAAGAAAAGTTGTATGAAGCTAGCACTTCCAAGAGTAGTCAAGTTACAACAGCAAAAGGGATAGATATGGAGGTAGAAGGAGCTAGTACAAATGGGGGGGAGGACTTGGTAATTGAGGGCTCTCCAACAATAGTCCCATTCGGAGGAAAActaaaggtggatgagatggattttaGGAAGAAGGAAATGGATGAGAAGACTAAGAACTTGgggaaaaaattggcaaagctcAAGAAAGCTAATTCCCCTCCACTATCATCCAAATGACAAAGATAGCttgctggaacattaggggcctcAATGCTCCTATCAAACAAAGGGAGGTAAGGCACTTTATCAAGCATAATAACATTGAAATAATGGCTGTGTTGGAAACTAAAGTGGGGAATGATAGATTAAGTATagtgaatggtaatatttggaGAGAGTGGGAGAATGCTAATAACAATGATAGTCaccctaatgggagaatttgggtaggatggaataaggataCTATCAGTTTTAATGTCATTGAGAAAAATCCGCAATTCATACATGGGGAGGCTTGGTTAGTAGAGGAGAACTCTCTTATAGCCTTAACTATAGTCTATGGGTATAATCAACCTATGGAAAGGAGAAGATTATGGAAGGAAATTGATAGGCTCTCCAATGGGATGGGGAACAAACCGTGGCTAATAATGGGGGActttaatgcaattaggggtCCAAGTGAGAAAATTGGAGTAGTAtcatggggagatacttataGTGATGACCTAAATAAGTGTTGTGAGGAAGCAAATCTAGAAGATCTTCGGTACATGGGAAACCaactcacttggagtaattgtagtgagggacataggaggatagcatgcaagTTGGATAGAGCCCTTGTAAATGAACAATGGAAAGATGTTTTTGAGGAATCCTTTGCCATGTTTCTTAACCATTCCATCTCTGACCATTCCCCATGCATTGTGACGTGTGGAGGTGGTGTAAGGAGGAGGAGGGTCCCTTTCAAGTTCTATAACATGTGGGCAACACATGATAATTTCCTTAATATTGTGAGGGAGTCTTGGCAAGAGGATGTAGAAGGCAGCCCTATGTATAAGCTCATCAGCAAGctcaagagattaaaaaagGTTCTTAGGAGGCTAAATAAGGAGgggttttggagaatttcagagaaggtggaagaagcaaaaggaaGGCTGGAGGATGTTCAAAATAGACTTCAAAGCAGCCCACTAAATGAAGatttagctaaggaagaaaaggtttgTTTGGAGAACTACAAAAATCTaagtgaagctgaagaatctttAGCTCGCCAAAAAGCTAaagttcattggcttcaagaaggagatcaatattccaagtttttcttcaaatgtatcaaaGCCCGTAGGAGTAGGAACTCTATCAATGGGGTGTGCCTAGATGATGGAACCTTTGTTAGTAATATGGAGGATGTTAAAGAGGAGTTTGTGAGCTATTTCAAAAAGGTCCTTAACTCCACGGTTTCATGCAATTCCAATGTagaggaaattcaaaggctgcttaattttcaaatagagattcaagagaaagaaaacatgatcaaggaagtgggggaagaggaaatcaaatccattatctttgccatggacaacaacaaAGCTCCGGGTCCGGATGGGTATGGAGCCTTCTTCTTTAAAACCACTTGGGAGATTGTGGGGAATGATGTGATCAAGGCAGTCCAGCACTTTTTCTCTTCAGGCCATCTTCTCAaggaggtaaattgcactatcttagctcttgtccctaaggttgctaacGCTTCAAGGTGTATGGAGTATAGGCCGATAGCTTGCTGCAATATAATCTATAAGTGCATTTCAAAGATCCTTGCAAATCGTCTCAAAGCCATACTTCCGagtttcattgataaagcccaaggagcaTTTGTGGGAGGAAGGTGTATTGGAGAGAATAttatgttgtgtcaagacctaaTGCATAATTACCATAGAGtgagcaaagacaagaagtgtgcCATGAAGATTGACTTATTGAAGGCATATGATACGGTTCATTGGGACTTCATCCTTGCtattcttgaagcaattggtTTTCATGGAAAATTCATTGGATGGATTAGGAGCTGCATCTCAACCCCCTCTTTTTCTttgggaataaatggtgaattggtgggatttttcaagagttctcatggGCTTAGGCAAGGGGACCCTttatccccttacctctttgtcatggcaatggagatcctCTCACGGATGCTTGGAGAACTCAAGAACATtccttcttttggccatcattggaaatgtaaggaaaacaacataactcatttgtgctttgccgatgaccttattttgttttgtagggcagatgtTGAATCGCTTACTCTCATGAAAAGTTCCCTAAAGCCTTTTCATGAATGGTCCGGTctccaaatgaattgcaacaaaagcaatatATACATCTCCGGATTaccccaagaggagaagatcaaGCTTGCGGACTCTATCAATGTGGAGGTaggagaattgcctttcaagtatctaggagttccaataacttcttcaaagcttAAAAGAAGTGATTGCAAGATGCTCATTGATAAGATTGTGGGGAGAATTTATTCGTGGCGGAATAAGTCCTTATCTTATGCGGGGAGATTGTTACTTATCAAGgctgtcctatttagcattcaagtgtattggtcttctatatttattcttccttcaaATGTACACAAGGAAATAGATGGAATATTGAGGGATTTTCTTTGGAATGGTGCTGCCATGGatggaagaaaagcaaaagttgcttgggaagAGGTTTGTGTGCCTAAAGAGGAGGGAGGTCTCGGCATTATGAGGTGCAAAGTGTGGAACAAGGCTGCCATAAcaaagaatatgtggaagatcctccttGATAAGGGGAACTCACtatgggtggaatggattaaggcaaacaagcttagaggaaaaagtttttgggagatcAAACCGAATAATGAGAgctcatgggtttggaggaaaattttaaaacttagggaacaaatgaaaaccaagttcaagaaagtcattggcaatggggaaaacacctttctttggcttgataattggcacccaTTTGGACCATTAATGGACAAATTTGGGAACCGGATTATCTATGATTCCGGAATTCCTAAGCATGCTTTAGTAAAAGAAGTCattgatgagcatgggtggaaatggccagcAGCGAATTCTTGCCACCTCATGGAGATAAAGGgagctctcccttgctgcccaatgggaggGGAGGATGCTCTAACATGGGCTCCTAATTCTAATGGCAAGTTCACAATCAAATCGGCATGGGAGATTATGAGGAGTAGGAAGGACAAGGTAAGTTGGCACAAtattgtatggtttaaaaggcatttcctaagacattcattcattgtatggttgggtattagaggtaAACTAATGACAAGAGATAGGTTAGCAAGAATTGGCCTTATTTCCCACAATGTATGCCCATTATGTAAGGTggatccggaaagcatggaccatctattttttaggtgtgttttcagctcccaaatctggaatggaatgctcaatctttgccatcaacaaaTCATGTATAGCTCATGGACTTCAATGATCCCGGAATTagcaaacaaatggaaggaaaatagcttcaagaatattgTGAGTAAGCTTTGCTTTGGGGCAGCCGTGTACTACATTTGGAAGAGCCGGATTACCAAGGGAGAGAGTCCGTATGCTTATTCAAGAAGGTGTTAGAGTTAGAGCTTCATGCTTGAGAAAGGTTACCAAGtctagagaaaatatgattcttgcaaacaattgggatatTCCTCATACAATCTTTGAATAGATGGGGTGGAGTTGGCTTGTAGTATGTTTTGGTTTTGAGTTGTAAGGTCTTGCTTTGTGTTTTGTAGCAATTGGTTGGTAGGTAGGTGTTTCGGCATAACCAAGGGACTTGTCTTTGGTATGCTTGTGAGTTGTGTTGCTTTGTGTTTGTGATGTATCTTTGGTTTATTTGTTCCATAGGTTGAATGGTGTGAGCGTTTGTTGtctcggcataacctaggggcttgtccaaggtatgcttgtgtttaagCTTATTCTAGGGGTTTTGTCCTAGATAGGCATTTGTACatctttctttggtataaaattactattacttaccaaaaaaaaaaagatcattatCCCTTTTTCATAAATGGTCCGGGCTCCAAATGAATGGTtcaaaaagtaacattttcctttCCGGGATTCCTCTAGAGGAGAAGATCAAGCTCTCGGTTTCTATCAATTtagaggtgggagaattgcctttcaagtatctaaGGGTACTaataacttcttcaaaactcaaaagtagtgattgcaagctgctcaGTCATAAGATTGTAGGGCGTATTACCTCTTGGCATAGCAAACTCTTATCTTATGCAGGTAGACTCTTACTTATTAAGGTTGTCTTCTTTAGCATgcaagtgtattggtcatctatctttattctcccttcaagtatccataaggagatagatggaatattaaggaatttcctttggagtggtgcttccatggttggtaaaaaggccaaagttgcttgggatgaggtgtgtgttcctaaagtggagggtggcttaggtattatgagaTGCAAATCTTGGAATAAAGCTGTCATCAtaaagaatatgtggaagattctttttgacaagaggaattcactttgggtggaatgggttaagatcaacaagctaagaggtaaatATTTTTGGGAAATCAAACCTAATAgtgagagttcttgggtttggaggaagatatTAGGCCTAAGGGAAATAATGAAGACCAAgtttaagaagatcattggcaatggggaaaacacctttctttggcttgacaattggcacccctatggaccgttattagataagtatggttCCCGGGTTATCTATAATTCGGGCATCCCTAAGAATGCTCAAGTAAAGGAAGTTattgatgagcatgggtggaaatggcTAGCGGCAAATTCATGTCACCTCATGGAGATAAAAgaagctctcccttgctgcccaatgggtGGTAAGGACTCCTTAATATGGTCCCTTAAATCTAATGGCACATTTTCTATCAAATCAGCTTGGGAGGTAATTCGAAGTATGAGAgaaaaggttacttggcacaaCCTTGTgtggttcaaaaggcactttctaagacactctTTTATTGtgtggttgggtattagaggtaaacttatgacaagggataaattagttagaatcggtcttatctcccacaatttatgccctttgtgcaatgaggaactggaatgcatggatcatctcttttttaggTGTGCTTTTAGCCTCCAAATTTGGAATGGAATGCTTATTCTTTGCCATCAACAACTCAATTCCATTCCGTGGGCCTCTTTGATTGTGGAATTggctaacaaatggaaggagaataatttcaagaatattttgagtaagttatgctttggtgcaaccgtccaccacatttggaaggttaagaatgacatttgctttagAAGAGGTGATttaccaaaggagagagttacaatgcttatcaaagattgtgttagagtaaaGGTAACTTGCTTGAAGAAAGTtaacaagtctagtgaaaatgtgtcaattgcaaacaattggggtatacCTCATGCAATATTTGAGTAAGCTTATGTTGGTTTCAGTCTTGTGATTGTTTTCCATGTAATGTGAttgtttgtgtgttgttgcctTAGTGTGTTATGTACCAAACGTTGGTTGTTTGTGTTCttgtttcggcataacctaggggcttgtcctaggtatgcttgtgttaggcttaatctagggaCTTGTCCTAGATAACCCActtgtatatccttttctctttggtataaaatttttacttaccaaaaaaaaactttatagtGAACAGTAATTCCAACGGTGAACAGTTGCTACAGGAGGTAGAAattagtcaacaaatcacacaaacaacctaggctctgataccaaatggtgcatatccatcaagacaatgtaacaacacacaaactcaatccTGGAATTACTGTTCATATAGCACAACAGcaattttgtctttcaattttaaccaagcaAATGACCTTTAagtcatacaaattatatatcaatggaaaggacattcaaagagctttctaatggtatataatagtaatcacaactcaatcaacaaaacatttaaaacttgtctcaaagtttgttggcaaaacctggaaattgcaaaatcatacattGTGAACAGTAtctgaggcatacaacacacattaaCACCTTCCGAGTTTGGATTTCAAggataacaagaaaattaaccaaggcataaaggaaagttccaccaaccttgggatcttccaccaccaattcttcctccaagatgaattggataaaggaaatgagaaaaaaaggctaacaagctttcttcaagtttttattcaagagcaaaacccaaaaaaaaaccttttacaaatgaagatccacccttTATAtgggaggcatggatggcaatgatacaatatttcccataaaagtcaactaaaatggcatgaattaagctaagccattcattctaaaccaagcccatacatagtaattaacaaaagacaaaagttagttgttttttccttaactttaggaatgatgtttcctaactaaaacaactaaattctaacttagtcccaatgtaactaaaactcaatcttgggctctttgggccattgatgggcTTCAAAAtttacacttttggatcaattggagcaagctattcatttggaccttgggtggatgtaataagaatatatccaaaagtggtaaTAAGaatatatccaaaagtggttttaggccaaaattgaaggtgcaatgcttcctttggcttgggatttgctagaacttcattcttcttcgcttcaaaggttgcatggagacttaaggatggcttggaacccaaaaatgacaatgaagccGCGTATACATCAAGAGGGGTTAAGGTCAttagtaagaaaataaacatcCTTGTACATAAGTACAAGTAGTTGCTGCCTTGCTATCATAGCACTCTTAACCTCACTTTTTTTGGCAAACACACTCACTCTCTtacttttctctcctttttgcACACTGTTCTCTTTAACTTTTCTCTCAGCCTCACTCTTTTCACTTGAATTTTTCCTCTTAGCCTCActtcctctcttttcttctgacttctcactctctttctttttcttttcctcttgttCTCTCATTTTGCACTTTCTTGGTATCTTAATCTGATCCTCATATGCTTCAAAAGGTTTGAGAGGagtcaatataacaattcaaaagaGTGTCAATATAACAATCTCaccacttttttcttttttttttcacttaagcCAGCcccttttatgtttttaaaagaaTCAAGATCAACAAATCACAAGGAGCAATCAGTTAGATGGTGGCAAGTCTTAAAAttagaactttaaaaacttagttaaGGCAAAtggcaaataaaataaaaaaaaaaataattaacggagccaagaaaataagaaaacttcAAAAGGAAGCAAAAGACATGTAAAGGAAATCACTAAAATGCAAGGACTCAAGGAGCAGagcaaaatgaagcaaaaataattttatatatgcataattgaACCAGAATAGGCTAAGTAGATTATGGAGCacgaaattgaaataattgagaCACAAGAATTCCTTATTTCATGATGATTAGGACTAATTAATGTAGTAGGACAGCTGTTATATAATTTAGGAAAAGAGTTCCTAGTGCAAAAGGAATATACAGCTTGCTTTGAGTTAGTTAACTAgccaaatccaaaaaaaaaaaaaaaagaaagaattcaaataGGAATGtgaaacttataattttaagatatccTCTTGATGCTTGAAAAGAATTAAAGTCAAAGTACAATTGTACCAATAGATGGCAAGAATCAAGATGCACTGTTGTAACCTCTtttaaccaataggtgtgttatagaaaaacggtaagagttcccctattttagagggcccggggaatatttttttctttttaattatgccctgtaacactcccaattagcaattcacataaaccagtcctaccaaccgattgaattttcatcaacttaatcacaattaataaaataagtacataataataaccatcataaaaattatcacccacagaaattttacaaccaattttcataactagccacatatatatatatatatatatatatatatatatatatatatatatatatatatatatatattcacatatacatcaaaacatatacatcaacaaaattatgatgTCTTTCTctcttagcctcatgtctcactagtgctctccgggaacctttgttgcatctttttacctgtaaaatattaaattaaacgaagTGAGCGACCACGACTcagtaaaaaaatcatacttaacactcaaagcatttcataccagtactaatctcttccatactcagcgtgtttgggctattcacatacaaaataattgacacggaacacgcattaaacacatatcataattctcttctttcacccatttgttcatttccttactatacaaatatggttcactcgttatgatttatgcatgtatgagtgtcatgacttttctattttctgatcgtacatctttctcaactatttatcagccacataggcttgcatacatgattctaatacaaataactttcataaaatatttactaattctttctctctctttcttttttttttcaaatattttcattgaccggtctagactacatatgacagtacttgcagtcaccatataaggtacaattctctcttacacgcatattttactattttttttctttgctatccacacagtacagcgcacgtgtaaggatttta is part of the Mangifera indica cultivar Alphonso chromosome 13, CATAS_Mindica_2.1, whole genome shotgun sequence genome and harbors:
- the LOC123194974 gene encoding uncharacterized protein LOC123194974; its protein translation is MAVLETKVGNDRLSIVNGNIWREWENANNNDSHPNGRIWVGWNKDTISFNVIEKNPQFIHGEAWLVEENSLIALTIVYGYNQPMERRRLWKEIDRLSNGMGNKPWLIMGDFNAIRGPSEKIGVVSWGDTYSDDLNKCCEEANLEDLRYMGNQLTWSNCSEGHRRIACKLDRALVNEQWKDVFEESFAMFLNHSISDHSPCIVTCGGGVRRRRVPFKFYNMWATHDNFLNIVRESWQEDVEGSPMYKLISKLKRLKKVLRRLNKEGFWRISEKVEEAKGRLEDVQNRLQSSPLNEDLAKEEKAVQHFFSSGHLLKEVNCTILALVPKVANASRCMEYRPIACCNIIYKCISKILANRLKAILPSFIDKAQGAFVGGRCIGENIMLCQDLMHNYHRVSKDKKCAMKIDLLKAYDTVHWDFILAILEAIGFHGKFIGWIRSCISTPSFSLGINGELVGFFKSSHGLRADVESLTLMKSSLKPFHEWSGLQMNCNKSNIYISGLPQEEKIKLADSINVEEIDGILRDFLWNGAAMDGRKAKVAWEEVCVPKEEGGLGIMRCKVWNKAAITKNMWKILLDKGNSLWVEWIKHALVKEVIDEHGWKWPAANSCHLMEIKGALPCCPMGGEDALTWAPNSNGKFTIKSAWEIMRSRKDKVEWCERLLSRHNLGACPR